From the Erinaceus europaeus unplaced genomic scaffold, mEriEur2.1 scaffold_541, whole genome shotgun sequence genome, one window contains:
- the AP1M1 gene encoding AP-1 complex subunit mu-1 encodes MSASAVYVLDLKGKVLVCRNYRGDVDMAEVEHFMPILMEKEEEGALSPILAHGAVRFMWVKHNNLYLVATSKKNACVSLVFSFLYKVVQVFSEYFKELEEESIRDNFVIIYELLDELMDFGYPQTTDSKILQEYITQEGHKLDTGAPRPPATVTNAVSWRSEGIKYRKNEVFLDVIESVNLLVSANGNVLRSEIVGSIRMRVFLSGMPELRLGLNDKVLFDNTGRGKSKSVELEDVKFHQCVRLSRFENDRTISFIPPDGEFELMSYRLNTHVKPLIWIESVIEKHSHSRIEYMIKAKSQFKRRSTANNVEIHIPVPNDADSPKFKTTVGSVKWVPESSAVVWAIKSFPGGKEYLMRAHFGLPSVEAEDKEGKPPISVKFEIPYFTTSGIQVRYLKIIEKSGYQALPWVRYITQNGDYQLRTQ; translated from the exons GTGCTGGTCTGCAGGAACTACCGCGGCGACGTGGACATGGCGGAGGTGGAGCACTTCATGCCGATCCtcatggagaaggaggaggagggagccctGTCGCCCATCCTGGCCCACGGCGCCGTGCGCTTCATGTGGGTCAAGCACAACAACCTGTACC TGGTGGCCACGTCCAAGAAGAATGCGTGCGTGTCCCTGGTTTTCTCCTTCCTCTACAAGGTGGTGCAG GTGTTCTCCGAGTATTTCaaggagctggaggaggagagTATCCGCGACAACTTCGTCATCATCTACGAGCTGCTGGACGAGCTCATGGACTTCGGCTACCCGCAGACCACCGACAGCAAGATCCTGCAGGA GTACATCACGCAGGAAGGCCACAAGCTGGACACGGGCGCGCCCCGGCCCCCCGCCACCGTGACCAACGCGGTGTCCTGGCGCTCGGAGGGCATCAAGTACCGCAAGAACGAGGTCTTCCTGGACGTGATCGAGTCCGTCAACCTGCTG GTGAGCGCCAACGGCAACGTGCTGCGCAGCGAGATCGTGGGCTCCATCCGCATGCGCGTGTTCCTGTCGGGCATGCCCGAGCTGCGGCTGGGCCTCAACGACAAGGTGCTGTTCGACAACACCGGCC GCGGGAAGAGCAAGTCCGTGGAGCTGGAGGACGTCAAGTTCCACCAGTGCGTGCGGCTGTCGCGCTTCGAGAACGACAGGACCATCTCCTTCATCCCCCCCGACGGCGAGTTCGAGCTCATGTCCTACCGGCTCAACACGCAC GTGAAGCCCCTGATCTGGATCGAGTCCGTGATTGAGAAGCACTCGCACAGCCGCATCGAGTACATGATCAAG GCCAAGAGCCAGTTCAAGCGCCGCTCCACGGCCAACAACGTGGAGATTCACATCCCGGTGCCCAACGACGCCGACTCCCCCAAGTTCAAGACGACCGTGGGCAGCGTCAAGTGGGTCCCCGAGAGCAGCGCCGTGGTCTGGGCCATCAAGTCCTTCCCG gGCGGCAAGGAGTACCTGATGCGCGCGCACTTCGGGCTGCCCAGCGTGGAGGCGGAGGACAAGGAGGGCAAGCCCCCCATCAGCGTCAAGTTCGAGATCCCCTACTTCACCACGTCGGGCATCCAG GTGCGCTACCTCAAGATCATCGAGAAGAGCGGGTACCAGGCCCTGCCCTGGGTGCGCTACATCACGCAGAACGGAG aCTACCAGCTGCGCACGCAGTGA